The Streptomyces cyanogenus DNA segment CTTCATGATGCCTTTCCGCCGGGGTCCGGTGAACCTCTCCCCCAGTACGAAGACGGGTGGCCGGTGCACTCAGGCACCGGCTGTGCTCATCCGCCCCCGGCGGGTGACGCGGCCCCGGCCGACGGGTCCGGTGCGTCCGCCTCCGCGTCGGACACCGTGATGTCGGCGGTGCTCTCGACCGGCTTGCCGTGGACGGCCCAGACCGTGCCGTCGTCGGCGTACAGGCGCGCGGTGACCCCGTGGGTGCCGCGCGGGACGACGCCGGCGGCCACGTGGTACGCGGGGCCGTGCAGCCGGGCGATCCCGCGGCCGTCCACGAAGAGGCGGGCGAAGCCGCGGCCGGGGACCGCCGCCGGCCGCGCACCCGGCGCGGAGCAGCGGAAGTGCCGGAAGGTGAGCCGGACGTCCCAGCCGCCGGCCGGGTCCGGGGTGACCTCCATGCCGACCCGGGGGGCGTTCTTCGTGGGCACCTCCCGCAGGTTCCGGCCGGTGGTGTCCGTCTCGTCCAGCACCTTCCCCACGGGTGAGGAGGAGACCGTCCCGCCGTGCGCCTCGCCGTCGGCGCAGGCCGCCGCTCCGAACGGCAGCAGGACGCACACCGCGAGCGCGGCGAGCGGTCCACGCTTCCACTTCGTCCACGACATGACCGGGAGCGTAGAACAGCGGCCCGGCACGCCGGATCCCCCTCAAGTCTGGTTCCGGGCCTACCTCTGTGGGAGGACCCGGGGCCCTCTTGCGCGGGCCCCCACTCATTCCTACGGTGTTGCATAGGAATCGGGAGCGCAAGGGAGCGATCATGAGCGGGGACGCACGGAAGACCGCCGAGGGGCTGGCCTATCTGACCGGGTTCGGCAACGAACACGCCTCGGAGGCGGTGCCGGGCGCCCTGCCCGAGGGCCGCAACTCGCCGCAGCGCGCGCCGCTCGGCCTGTACGCCGAGCAGCTGAGCGGTACGGCGTTCACGGAGCCGCGGGCCCACAACCGCCGCTCCTGGCTGTACCGCATCCGCCCGTCGGCCGCGCACCCGGCGTTCACCCGCACCGACAACGGTGCCCTGCGCACGGCCCCCTTCACCGAGACCGTGCCCGACCCCAACCGGCTGCGCTGGAACCCGCTGCCGGAGCCCCCGGACGGCACCGACTTCCTCGCCGGCCTGTGGACCCTGGGCGGCAACGGCGACGCCACCCAGCGCACCGGCGTGGCCGTGCACCTCTACCACGCCAACGCCTCGATGGAGCGGGTCTTCTCCGACGCCGACGGCGAGTTGCTCATCGTGCCCGAGCGGGGCGGACTGCTGCTGCACACCGAGTTCGGCCGGCTCCATGTGGAACCCGCCCATGTCGCCCTGATCCCGCGTGGGGTGCGCTTCCGTGTGGAGCTCCTGGACGAGTCCGCCCGCGGCTATGTCTGCGAGAACTACGGGGCGCCGTTCCGGCTGCCCGACCTCGGCCCGATCGGCGCCAACGGGCTCGCGAACCCGCGGGACTTTTGCGCTCCGGTCGCGGCGTACGAGGACGTCGAGGGCCCGGTGGAGGTGGTGAACAAGTTCTGCGGCAACCTGTGGACGGCCACCTACGACCACAGCCCCCTGGACGTGGTCGCCTGGCACGGCAACCATGTGCCGTACGTCTATGACCTGCGCCGGTTCAATGTCATCGGCACCATCTCCTACGACCACCCCGACCCGTCCATCTTCACCGTGCTGACCTCGCCGTCGGACACCCCGGGCCTGGCCGGCGTGGACTTCGTGGTCTTCGCGCCGCGCTGGCTGGTGGGCGAGGACACCTTCCGGCCGCCGTACTTCCACCGGAACGTGATGAGCGAGTACATGGGCCTGATCGAGGGCGCGTACGACGCCAAGGCCGAGGGCTTCGTGCCCGGCGGCGGTTCGCTGCACAACATGATGTCGGCGCACGGCCCGGACCGGGAGACGTTCGACAGGGCGAGCGCGGCCGAGCTGCGGCCGCAGAGGATCGACGACGGGCTCGCCTTCATGTTCGAGACCCGCTGGCCGGTGACCCTCACCCCGCACGCGGCCGGCGCCGAGCACCTCCAGCAGCGCTACGACGACGTGTGGCAGGGACTGGAGCGGCACTTCCGGGGGTGACCGCCGCCGTTGCGCCGAACGTTCTCCGCCAGGTACGGATAGCCGCGTGACCTCCTTCGCTCCGGATTCGATCGTCCTGAACCGCAAGCTGCCGCTGTGGTACCAGGTGTCGCAGTCGCTGCGCGCCTCCATACTGGGCCGCTCGCCCCAGGACCCGCTGCGCCTGCCCACCGAGGAACAGCTGGCGGAGCACTACGGCGTGAGCGTGCTGACCATGCGGCAGGCGCTGAAGGAGCTGGAGGACGAGGGTCTGATCAGCCGCCACCGGCGGCGCGGCACGTTCATCGAACCCGACGTCCGGCGCGGGGCCCCGGTCCGGCTGCTGGGCTCGGTGGACGCGATCGTGGCCCAGCAGTCCGGGATGACGACCGAACTGCTCGGCCACGGCCGGGTGCCGGTGCCGGCCGGGCTCGCCGAGCACTTCCCGGACCTCGCGGAGGTGGCGGCGTACCACCGGCTGCGCAGCGACGAGAAGACCGGCGAGCCGACCAACCACGCCGTCAACCACATCCGTCCCGAACTGGCCGAGCACGTCGACCTGGACGACCTGGTCCGCTGGCCGATGACCAAGGTGCTGCGGGACCTGGTGAAAGCGGACATCAGCCGGATCACGGACACGGTGGAGGCGCGGCTCGCGGACCCGGAGACGGCCCGGCTGCTCCAGGTCCCGCTGCTCAGCCCGATCCTGCACTACACGGGCGTGACGTACGACACCGAGGGCCGGGTGCTGGACGTGGCGGTCATCCACTACCGGGGCGACCGCTTCTCGTTCACGGTCACCCTCGACGCGTGAGCGCTCCGCCGTCGGCCGCGAGGGGGGCCACGCCGGGCCGGTGGCCCACTGCGGGTGTGGCGGGGGCTGGTCGCGCGGTTCCCGGCGCCCCTTCGGGGGCGCCACCCGCTGTCGTAGCATGCCGTGCGTGACGCACGACGACGCTCCGCTGCTGGCGGACCTCATGCCGTGGTCCGTCGCACCGTTGCGGCCGGGCCGCGCCTGGCCGTCGGCGCCCGATGCGGCCTCGCTCAGGGCCCGCTGGGACGCCCTGCTGAAGGCCGAGGGGCCGGACCGGGAGCGCCTGTTCGAGCCGACCCGCGCCCGCACGCTCCGGTCGGCGGTGGCGCAGTTGCCCGGGCAGTCCACCGGTACGGAGCGGCTGGCGCGCGCGGAGGGGCGCTGTGCGGAGCCCGTGCGGGTCCTGGCCGCCGCCTTCGACGAGCAGTGGCTGATCCCGGACCACCGGCTGCTGGACGCGGCCCGTCCGGAGCTGTGGCGGGTGGCGGACGCGCGGCAGGTGTTCACCGTGGAGACGGGCGACGCAGACGGCCCGCTGCTGGCCACTCCGCACCTGCCGGTGCTGCGCACCGGCCGCGTCCGCCCGCTGTACCGCCGCCCCGGCGGCACGGAACCGAACCTGTCCCCCGGTCTGCTGGACCACCTGTCGGCCCGGCTGGGCGCACGGCCCTCGGCGCCGGACGTGCTGGCCTGGATCCTGGCGACGGTCCGCCCGGACCTCACCGTCCCGCTCACCGAGGACCCCGGCCTGTGGGCCGCCGGTGTGGACGTGGGCCGCCGGACGCTGTGGCTGATGCTCCGCGACGGCGAGCGCCCCAAGCTGCCGGGCGGCCGGCGCCCGTACGTCCGCGCGCCGCTGCCGAGCCGGCCCGCCGGCCTGCACTACGACCGTGACGAGGAGACCCTGCACCTGGACGAGGGCCGCATCTCCCCCGTCCCGCCCGCGGCCTGGGACTACGAGGTGGCCGGAACCCGGGTCCTGGAGAGCTGGCTGGCGGTCCGGACCGCACCGGCCGAGCCGGGCACACTGACCGCGATCCGCCCGGCGGCCTGGCCGCAGACGTGGACCTCGGAACTGCTGGAGCTGATCACCGTCCTCGCCCTGCTGGCGGAAGTGCGGCCGCTGCGGGCCGGGTTGGAGATGCGGTCACCGGTCACGGCGGCCGAGCTGCGGCAGGCCGGCGTCCTGCCGGCGCCGGAGGCGTCCCGCCGCCCCGCCTCGGTCCTCGACCACCACGAGGAGGGCCCGGAGGGACAGTTCGCGCTGCTCTAAGGGGTTTCGCCTGGATCAGGCGGGATCGGGCCCGCTCAGGCCGCGGCGTCCGGCGGGATTTTCGTCCCGTCCGACAGGGAGTTCGACGACAGGGCCGAACCCGCCGCGCGCCCGCGCAGGGCGGCCTCCAGCCGGGCGATGTCCTCGGCGTCCTTGGCACGGCGGGGCCGGGAGGGATCCCAGACCGGCATCATGCGCTTGATCTCGATCTGGACGCGCGGATCGACGATCGGCACCTCCAGGGCTCCGACTCCGCACCGAGCAGGCCCTCCGGCCAGGGCGTGCCGGCCCAGGGCCCGCCGGCGACGGTCACCCGGCCCGCCGCGTCCGTGCCGACGAGGGTGAAGCTGCTCTCCAGGCCGTCCTTCACGAAGTCGAGCTGGAGGCCGGCGGGCGGCCCGGGCACCGGGGTGTGGCCGAGCCGGACCAGGGTGCCGGCGAGCGGTTCCGCGTCCTTCGCCCGGGCGAACCAGTCGATGTCCCCGTGCTCCCGGGTGACCTCGCCCAGGAAGAAGTCCATGGCCCAGCCGCCGCGCAGCCAGAGCGGGATGCCGCCGGCCCGGGCGGCCTCGACCACCTCTTCGATCAGGGCCAGTTGGCGTCCGGCACGCTCCTGGTTCACCGGCTCCGCCGCTCCCTGTCGAAGGAGTCGAGGACCCGCTCCACCGTCCGTGCGAACACCGCCTCCAGATCGATCGGCCCCGGGTCCTCGGCGAACGCCGCCGCCATGCGCGGGTAGGCGCCGGTGGCGACCTGGCTGCTCAGGTAGGCGATGCGGACCGCGTGCTCCTCGTCCGGCGACCACGGCAGGGCACGGGCCCGCTCGGCGGTGTCGAGTTCGTTGCGGACGTACATCGTCACGACGCCGTTGAGCATCGCGATCAGCTCCAGCTTGGTGCCGTACGCCGCGTCCAGCGGGTCCAGGCAGGCCAGGCAGTGCTCCAGGTAGCGCAGGGCGTTCGGGCTGAAGCCGTACACGGGGGACATCAGGCGCGGCAGCCAGGGGTGGCGGTGCATCAGCTCGCGCGTCTGCCCGGCCACGCGGCGCATGTCGGCCCGCCAGTCCCCGCTCGGCTCCCACGGGGCGTGCTCGGCGCCGGCCGCGTCCACCATCAGCTCGTACAGGTCCTCCTTACGGGGGACGTAGTTGTACAGCGACATGGTGCCGCAGCCCAGCTCGGCCGCGACGTGCCGCATCGACACCGCGTCGAGCCCCCGCGCGTCGGCGATCCGGACGGCCGCGGCGGCGATGTCGTCGCGCGTGTACGCCGGTCTCGGGCCCCGGCCGGTGCGCTCGGGGCGCGCCCAGATCACCTCGGGGACGGCCCCTCGGACTGCCATCGGTCATCACCTCGGCCACCATCCTAGTTACGTACACCGTACGTAGTGCGGTATGGTCCCGGTATGACTACTACGTACACCGTACTTAGTGAGGGTCTGGAGAAGCGCTTCGGCGCCGTGCGGGCCCTGCGCGGGCTGGATCTGGCGGTCGCCGAGGGCACGGTCTGCGGGCTGCTGGGGCCGAACGGGGCGGGGAAGACGACGGCGGTACGGCTGCTGACCACGCTGCTGCGCCCGGACGGGGGCTCGGCGCGGATCGCCGGGCACGACCTCGTGCGGGAGGCGGCGGCCGTGCGCCGCCGGATCGGGGTCACCGGGCAGTACGCCTCGGTCGACGGGGACCTCACCGGCCGGGAGAACCTCCGGCTGTTCGCCCGGCTGCACCGGGTGCGCGGGCCGGCCGCCCGGGCCGACGAGCTGCTGGAGCGCTTCGGTCTGACCGAGGCGGCGGACCGGAAGGCGTCGGCGTACTCGGGCGGCATGCGGCGTCGGCTGGACCTCGCCGCGAGCCTGGTCCGCCGTCCCGACGTGCTCTTCCTGGACGAGCCGACCACCGGACTCGACCCGGCCAGCCGGGCCCGCGTCTGGCAGGCCGTGCGCGAGCTGAAGGCGGACGGCACGACGGTGCTGCTGACCACGCAGTACCTGGAGGAGGCCGACCAGCTCGCCGACGACATCGCCCTGATGGACCGGGGCCGGGTCGCCCACACGGGTTCCCCGGCCTCGCTCAAGGCGCTCATCGGCTCGCAGGTGGAGGCGGTGGTCGCGGACGCCGGCGCGCTGACCCGGGCGGCGGCCGTGCTCGACCGGCTGACCGGGAGGGAGCCGGTGTTCGACCGCGAGCGGAACGCGGTCGGCGCGGTCACCACCGACCCGACGCTGACCCTGCCCCGCCTGGTGCGCGAACTGGACGCGGCCGGCGTGCCGCTGCTGGACGCGGGCATCCGGCCGCCCACCCTCGACGACGTCTTCCTGCGGCTCACCGGTGAGTCCGCCGACAGCGAGGAGCTCGCCGCATGAGCGCGTTCGCGTACGACGGGCTGGCGATGGCCGGCCGGAAGCTGCGCCGGGTCCGCAACAGCCCGGGACTGGCGGTCCTGACGCAGCTGATGCCGGTCAACATGCTGCTCTTCTTCGGCTACGTCTTCGGCAGCGCGCTGGCGATGCCCGGCCGCGAGTACCGCTCCTTCCTGGTGCCCGGGCTGCTCGTCGCGACGGCCGCCGGCGGGCTGATGACCGGCATGTTCCAGGCCGCCCAGGACACCCACCGGGGCGTGACGGACCGGTTCCGCACGATGCCGGTGAGCCGGGCCGCCGTGCCCCTCGGGCAGGCCGTCGCGGACCTCGTCGTCACGGCCGTCGGGACGGTGCCGCTGCTGCTGACCGGGCTCGCGGTGGGCTGGCGGATCGAGGGGTCCGCGGCCGGGGCCGTGGGTGCGGTGGGGCTGCTGCTGCTCTTCCGGTTCGCCTGCACCTGCGCCGGGATCTTCCTTGGCCTGCTGTCCCGCAGCGAGGACGCCGCCGGACAGCTCGGCGCATCCTCCTTCGTGCTGCCGTTGCTGTCGAACGCGTACATCCCGACCGGCAACCTGCCGGGCTGGCTGCGCGCGCTCGCCGAGTGGAACCCGATCAGCGCGGTCACCACGGCCCTGCGGGACCTCTTCGGCAACGCGCCCGTCCCGGAGGGCTCCGCCTGGCCGGTGGCCCACCCGGTCGCCGGGTCGCTGCTGTGGAGCCTGGTCCTGATCGCCCTGTTCCTGCCGCTCGCGGTGGGCAGGTACGCGCGGGCCGAGTGAACCCGCACTGCTGACAGAACCGCCGGTCAGGGGAGATCATCCACCCCATGGATCACCTCCCGCTGCCCCTGGAGGGCATCACCGTCGTCGCCGTCGAGCAGGCCGTGTCCGCGCCCTTCGCGACCCGGCAGCTCGCCGACCTGGGCGCCCGCGTCATCAAGGTGGAGCGGGTCGACGGCGGCGACTTCGCGCGCGGCTACGACACGGCGGCCCGCGGTCTCGCCTCGCACTTCGTGTGGTGCAACCGGGGCAAGGAGTCCGTCGCGCTGGACCTGAAGGACCCGCGCGGTCTGGAGGTCGTACGGCGGCTGGTGGCGGACGCGGACGTGTTCGTGCAGAACCTCGCGCACGGCGCCGCCGCCCGGCTCGGCCTGGACGCGGCCACACTGTGCGCCGCGCACCCCCGGCTGATCGCCGTGGACATCTCGGGCTACGGCGGCTCGGGGCCGTACTCCGGCAAGCGGGCGTACGACATGCTCGTGCAGTGCGAGGCGGGGCTGGTGTCGGTGACCGGGACGCCGGAGCAGCCGGTGAAGGCGGGCATCCCGGCGGCGGACATCGCGGCGGCCATGTACGCGTTCTCCGGTGTGCTGGCCGCGCTCGTGCGGCGCGGCACGACCGGGCGGGGCGGGCCGGTGGAGGTGTCCATGCTGGAGGCGCTCGCCGAGTGGATGGGCCATCCGCTGCACCACGCGCTGCACGGCGGCGAACCGCCGGCCCGCACCGGGCTCGCGCACGCGGTGATCGCGCCGTACGACGCCTACCCGACGGCGGACGGCGGGCGGGTGCTGCTGTCGGTGCAGAACGACCGGGAGTGGCGGCGGCTGGCCGAACAGGTCATAGGCCGCCCCGAACTGGGCACCGACCCGGCGTACGCGACGAATGCCGCGCGGGTGGCACACCGGGAGCGGACCGATGCCCTGGTCGCCCGGGCGCTGGCGGCACTGGGGACCGAGGAGGCGCTGGCCCGGCTGGAGAAGGCGGGCATCGCCTGTGCGCGGCTGCGGGACCTGCACGAGCTGGCGGAGCATCCGCAGCTGGCGGCCCGGGAGCGGTGGCGTCAGGTGGGCTCGCCGGTCGGGCCGCTGACGGCACTGCTGCCCCCCATCACGCTGCCGGGCGGGGACGAGGCACGGATGGGTGATGTGCCCGCACTCGGCCAGCACACCGGAGCGCTGCTGCGTGCCGTGGGGATGACGGACGACGAGATCGCAGCGCTGCGCCGGGACGGTGTGGCGGCCTGAGCGCGGGTACCCCTGCTCGGGGTCAGGGGCCCTGCGGTGCGGTCAGTGACCGCCGAACAGCGAACGGCGCAGCCGGCGCAGCGGCGCGAAGAGGGAGACCCGACGGACCCGTGCGCCCCGGTCGCTGTGCCTCCGCACGGAGTCACGCGCCGTCAGCTCACGCATCAGCGAGGTCGCCTCGACCGTCTCCCGCTGCGGTATGGCGGGACCCGCCAGCACCGACAGATGGCGGTCGAGGCGCGAACTGGTCGCGCTGCTCCCGCAGGTGATCGCAGGGACCCTCGCCCTGCTGCGCACTGTTATCTGTTCCATGTCACTCCCCACCCGTACGAGTCCACCCGGCCCGGGCAGGGTAACCCTATCGCCCCACCGGGGCACGCGTGTATCTCGGCCACAGGATTCACCTTCCCTGTAAGGGGGTTGACCATCCCTCGCTGACTACTCTCCGAATCCGACCGATTTCAGGGTGAGTTGGACAACCGGCTGCCCGGTGGGCTGCGCTGACCCTCCGTCAGGCTCGACGGTTACGGCGAGTGACGAGGAGGAGGTGTCGAGGCCCTTCGCGACCAGGGGCGTGTCGCCCGCGAGGAGCCCCAGGGAGCGCGGCTGGACCCGGGGGCGCATGAGCCAGAGCTGGTGTACGCGCCCGCCGGGCGGGGTGCCGTATCCGCTGAGGGTGACGACGGCCTCCCGCTCGGAGGCGGAAGCGATTACTCCGATACTGCGGCCCCGGGCGTCCTCGCTGCTCGCGGCGCGGGCGTCCGGAGCGGCCAGAACGTGGGCGATCTCACGTGCCCGGGCCCGTTCGGCGGTGAGCCGGTCCTCGGTGCGGTGCGCCTGGACCGCGAAGAGGGAGGCGACGACGAGGGCCGCGGCGGCGGTGACCGTGGCGAACGGGGCGAACAGGGGGCGTCTGCGGGCCGTACGGGCGCGTCCCGGCGGGGGCTGGGTGCCCCAGACGTGCGGCGGCAGCACGGGGGCGTGCTCCCGGCCCGGCGCCTGCGCCCGCGCGGCCGTGCGGCCGCGGGCCGGCTCCTGCGGGGTGCTGCGGACGGCGGACAGGACCCGGTCGCGCAGCGCGGCGGGTGCCGGGGCCGCCGTGGACCAGGCGAGCCGGACCGCGTCCTCGGCCAGCTCCCGCACCTCGGCGGTGCAGCGGTCGCAGCCCGCCAGGTGTTTCTCGAAGCGGCGCCGCTCGCCCGGCTCGAGCGCGTCGAGCGCGTAGGGCGCGGCCAGGGAGTGCAGGTCCTCGCGGCGCAGCAGCTTGCCGAGGATGCTCATACGGTGCCCCCCAGGCACTGGCGCAGCCGGGCGAGCCCGTCGCGCATCCGCGTCTTGACCGTGCCCAGCGGCAGCGACAGCCGCTCGGCCACCTCACGGTAGGTGTACCCGTCGTAGTAGGCGAGGGTCACCGACTGGCGTTGCAGGGCCGTGAGCCGGTTCAGGCAGCGGCGCACCCACTCGCGTTCCAGGCCGGCCTCGACCTCCTCGGCGACCTGGTCGAACGCGGGTTCCCCGGCGCGCAGGGCCTCGCGCTGCTCGCGTTCCCCGGCCGCGCGGGCGCTGCGCACCCGGTCGACGGCGCGGCGGTGGGCGAGGGTGAGGATCCACGACAGGGCACTGCCCCGGCCGGGGTCGAAGCGGGCTGCGGAGCGCCACAGTTCGAGCAGCACCTCCTGGGCGACCTCCTCGGACTGGGCGGGATCGCGCACCACCCGGCGCACCAGCCCGTACACCGGGCCGGACACCAGTCCGTACAGCTCCTCGAAGGCCCGCTGGTCGCCGCCCGCCACGAGCACCAGCAGCTCGTCCGCCTGCATCCGGGCCCCCTCACCGTGGCCGCAGCCGGCTCTTCCTCGCGCACCGCGCATCCGCACCGAGACACACCTCCCCGAGGGGTTACGGATCAGCGGGCCGAAAACGCGGGTCCCGGGCGGAAAAAAAGTTTTTCGCCGTCGACCAAACCGATCGGCGGGTTCGCTCCGTATACCCGTCCGTCAAAGGCAAGTCGGCACTGAGGACGGACGGCATGACACCTCTCTTCTCCAGGGGCGCCCTCTCCGGGAGGGCGTTCTCCGGGCGCGGCACGGGACGCACCGGACTGGTCACGCTCATCTGCGGCGCACTGGCCGCCGGAGGGCTCACGGCCGCCGGCGTCGCCACCCTGGCACCCGGGGCGGCCTCCGCCTCCTCCCACCGTGAGGCCCCGCTGATCTCGGGCACCCCGCAGTACGACAACACCGACCTGTACGCGTTCGTCAGCCCGGACAAGCCCGACACGACGACGATCGTGGCGAACTGGATCCCGTTCGAGGAGCCGGCCGGCGGACCGAACTTCTACACGTTCGCCGACGACGCCCAGTACGACCTGCACGTCGACAACAACGGTGACGCGCAGGGCGAGTTGGTGTTCCGCTACACCTTCAAGACCCACACGAAGAACGGCGACACGTTCCTCTACAACACCGGTCCGGTCACCAGCCTGGACGACCCCGACCTCAACATCACACAGACGTACGACATCGACCTGATCAAGCTCAGGCACGGGCACGAGATGTCGAAGACCAAGCTGGCCGACGACGTGCCGGTGGCGCCGTCGAACGTCGGCAAGGCGTCCATGCCGGACTACGGCAAGCTGCGCGCGCAGGCGGTGTACAAGACGGCGGGTGGCGCCGCGACCTTCGCCGGCCAGGCAGACGACCCGTTCTTCGCGGACCTGCGCGTCTTCGACCTGCTGTACGGCGGGAACCTCACCGAGGTCGGCCGGGACACCCTCAAGGGCTACAACGTCAACACGATCGCCCTCCAGGTGCCGAACGACCTGATCCGCGAGTCGTCCCACCAGCCGGTCGTCGGCATCTGGTCGACGGCGCAGCGCCGCAACGCGCAGGGCTACTACAGCCAGGTCTCGCGCCTGGGCAACCCGCTGGTCAACGAGGTCGTCAACCCGCAGAAGGACAAGGACAAGTTCAACGCCTCGCAGCCGGCGTACGACGGGCAGTTCCTGAAGAACGTCACCAACCCCGAGCTGCCCAAGCTGATCGAGTCCATCTACAAGATCAAGGCGCCGGCGGAGCCGCGCAACGACCTGGTCGACGTCTTCCTCAAGGGCGTCAAGGGCCTCAACCAGCCGCCGCACGTGACCCCTTCGGAGGAGCTGCGGCTGAACACCTCGATCAAGCCGAGCATGCACCCGAAGCGGCTCGGTGTGCTGGACGGCGACAACGCGGGCTTCCCGAACGGCCGCCGGCTGAGCGACGACGTGATCGACGCGGCGCTCCAGGTCGTCGAGGGCGAACTGGTCGGCTCCAAGAACGACCTCGGTGACGCGGTCGACAAGAACGACAGGAAGTTCGAGCACTACTTCCCGTACGTCGCCCAGCCCACGGCCGGTTCGCGCGGCCGGCTCGCCAAGGGCACGACGGCGGGGACCGATGTGCGCAGCCAGCTCGGGGACGCCCTCCAGCCGGCCGGGTCCGCCTCCGGCGGCTCCGGGAACACCATGCTGATCGCCGCCTCGGCGGCCTCCGGCGCGGCCGGGATCCTGCTGATCGGCACCGCCTTCGCGTGGTGGCGCCGGCGCCTGCAGCGCCCGTACTGATCCCGCACCCACCCAGACCGGCGCGGCCCGTGATTCCCCCTCCCCCACGGCGGGCCGCGCCTTCCACACGACCGACGGAGGAGAAGGCATGGGCCCGCGCGGGCAGGACGACGAGCAGGACGTGCACAGGGCGAGCGCGAGCGGCGAGGCCCTGCCGGCGCCGGCCGCACCGGCGCCTGCGGCTTCCGGCCCCGGCGAGCCCGGGAGCACCGGGGAGCGCGGGACCGCCGAGGAAGAGACCGCCGGGGAAGAGACCGCCGGCGACGAGCGGGTCGCCGCGGTACGGCGGGTCGGTGCGGTCCGGCGGCTGTGGCGGGGCGGCGCGCAACTCGCCGTCGCCGCCTCACTGCTGGCGGTCGCCCTGACCGGTGGCGCGATCGCGCTCGGCACCGACCGGGGGCCGGCGTCCGTGCCGGTCGCCGCCGGCGCCATGGATCCCGGGATGCTGAGCGGCGGGAATCTGGACGCGAGCATCACCGCGCTCCAGACGCACCTGCGGGCCCAGCCGAAGGACTACGGCGGCTGGGCCACCCTCGGCCTCGCCTACGTCGAGCAGGCGCGGACCACGGCCGACCCGTCCCGGTACCCGCAGGCGGAGCAGGCCCTGCGGCGCTCCCTGTCGCTGGCGCCGGACAACGACCAGGCCCTGGCCGGCCGGGCCGCCCTCGCGGCTGCCCGGCACGACTTCCACGGCGCCCTGCCCT contains these protein-coding regions:
- a CDS encoding DUF4331 domain-containing protein — protein: MTPLFSRGALSGRAFSGRGTGRTGLVTLICGALAAGGLTAAGVATLAPGAASASSHREAPLISGTPQYDNTDLYAFVSPDKPDTTTIVANWIPFEEPAGGPNFYTFADDAQYDLHVDNNGDAQGELVFRYTFKTHTKNGDTFLYNTGPVTSLDDPDLNITQTYDIDLIKLRHGHEMSKTKLADDVPVAPSNVGKASMPDYGKLRAQAVYKTAGGAATFAGQADDPFFADLRVFDLLYGGNLTEVGRDTLKGYNVNTIALQVPNDLIRESSHQPVVGIWSTAQRRNAQGYYSQVSRLGNPLVNEVVNPQKDKDKFNASQPAYDGQFLKNVTNPELPKLIESIYKIKAPAEPRNDLVDVFLKGVKGLNQPPHVTPSEELRLNTSIKPSMHPKRLGVLDGDNAGFPNGRRLSDDVIDAALQVVEGELVGSKNDLGDAVDKNDRKFEHYFPYVAQPTAGSRGRLAKGTTAGTDVRSQLGDALQPAGSASGGSGNTMLIAASAASGAAGILLIGTAFAWWRRRLQRPY
- a CDS encoding sigma-70 family RNA polymerase sigma factor; translated protein: MQADELLVLVAGGDQRAFEELYGLVSGPVYGLVRRVVRDPAQSEEVAQEVLLELWRSAARFDPGRGSALSWILTLAHRRAVDRVRSARAAGEREQREALRAGEPAFDQVAEEVEAGLEREWVRRCLNRLTALQRQSVTLAYYDGYTYREVAERLSLPLGTVKTRMRDGLARLRQCLGGTV